A region from the Algoriphagus machipongonensis genome encodes:
- a CDS encoding sugar phosphate isomerase/epimerase family protein has protein sequence MALDVKFGVSTWLWTSPFSKETLSLLPKIKSFGYDAVEIPVEDPTLIDIKEVKAALEDNGLTAAICGAFGTSRDLTNEDPSFHKTSFDYINECFEIAAGLDCKFVAGPMYSAVGKARLVSPEQKKIEWDRAVSNLRIVCENARKFGLQIALETLNRFETDLINTCEELMQLIQDINEPEAKVILDGFHMSIEEPDPEAAIKLAGDKLIHFQVSENYRGTPGTGQTPWDAYKRGLEAVNYKGIVSIESFTPEVKELAGAVCIWKPLAPSQDSFASEGLKFLKNWAK, from the coding sequence ATGGCATTAGACGTAAAATTTGGGGTAAGCACCTGGTTATGGACTTCCCCATTTTCAAAAGAAACGCTCTCACTCCTACCTAAAATAAAATCATTTGGATACGACGCAGTGGAAATCCCTGTGGAAGATCCAACTTTAATAGACATTAAAGAAGTAAAAGCTGCATTGGAAGACAATGGTTTGACGGCAGCTATCTGTGGTGCTTTCGGTACAAGTCGAGACTTGACAAATGAAGATCCAAGCTTTCATAAAACAAGCTTTGATTACATCAACGAATGTTTTGAAATCGCTGCAGGCCTAGATTGTAAATTTGTTGCCGGCCCTATGTATTCTGCGGTTGGAAAGGCAAGATTAGTCTCACCTGAACAGAAGAAAATAGAATGGGACAGAGCAGTAAGCAATTTGAGAATTGTATGTGAAAATGCACGTAAATTTGGATTACAAATCGCTTTGGAAACATTGAATCGCTTTGAGACAGACTTGATCAATACCTGCGAAGAATTAATGCAGCTGATCCAGGATATCAATGAGCCTGAAGCCAAAGTGATTTTGGATGGATTCCATATGAGTATAGAGGAACCAGATCCAGAAGCAGCTATTAAATTGGCAGGAGATAAATTGATTCACTTCCAGGTATCCGAAAATTACCGAGGTACTCCTGGAACTGGCCAAACTCCATGGGATGCTTACAAGCGGGGTTTAGAAGCTGTCAACTACAAAGGGATAGTTTCTATAGAAAGTTTTACTCCGGAAGTGAAAGAATTAGCAGGAGCTGTTTGTATATGGAAACCGTTGGCTCCAAGCCAAGATAGCTTCGCCAGTGAGGGATTGAAATTCCTTAAAAACTGGGCAAAATAA